One Paraburkholderia aromaticivorans DNA segment encodes these proteins:
- a CDS encoding peptidoglycan-binding domain-containing protein yields the protein MSSPSPSPSPGAPDPPPSPWTVLSEFSKGIVTLSSAIFALTATFSGNLLGKPNGSTYIWILLLSWACLAFSIWSAATCHALLVNYLRDDTDIVSRSRAIWRANASHITMLLGLLLFAAFAIFCLSDKPAEMLDARGAASKTVGAAIDMYKRPASDFALHAANWAERTKTYSVTLDEESKSRRLYFEIDASNGHVIQSSAQDIAKPVVHHDLFEAQLQLVRQGYKPGPIDGVIGKRTTAAIVRFQADHLLPTSGILDEATWAALYPVDRSSQTRAP from the coding sequence ATGTCATCGCCTTCGCCGTCACCGTCGCCGGGCGCACCCGATCCTCCGCCGAGCCCGTGGACAGTCCTCAGTGAGTTTTCGAAGGGCATTGTCACGCTTTCGAGTGCGATTTTTGCGCTCACGGCGACGTTCTCAGGCAATCTGCTGGGCAAGCCTAACGGTTCGACTTACATCTGGATCCTGCTCCTGTCGTGGGCGTGCCTTGCCTTCTCCATCTGGAGTGCGGCGACCTGCCATGCGCTCCTCGTCAATTATCTAAGAGACGACACCGACATCGTGAGCCGAAGTCGGGCGATATGGCGAGCAAACGCGTCGCACATTACGATGTTGCTCGGTCTCCTGCTGTTTGCTGCTTTCGCGATATTTTGCTTGAGTGACAAACCGGCAGAAATGCTCGACGCGCGCGGAGCTGCCAGCAAGACCGTAGGGGCTGCGATCGATATGTACAAACGCCCTGCGTCTGACTTCGCGCTGCACGCAGCGAATTGGGCGGAACGCACAAAGACATACAGCGTAACCTTGGACGAGGAATCAAAGTCACGGCGGCTTTACTTCGAAATTGACGCATCGAATGGACACGTCATTCAAAGCTCCGCGCAGGACATAGCAAAGCCCGTGGTTCATCATGATTTGTTCGAGGCCCAGCTTCAACTGGTCAGACAGGGCTATAAGCCTGGACCAATCGACGGTGTAATCGGAAAACGAACAACAGCGGCAATTGTGCGGTTTCAGGCCGATCACCTCCTTCCAACAAGCGGGATCCTGGACGAGGCCACATGGGCCGCCCTATATCCAGTTGACCGCTCTTCGCAAACCAGGGCTCCTTGA
- a CDS encoding formate/nitrite transporter family protein yields the protein MPGSDTGSNSPHLDDGEQRQAAEHSSPRALVIHEVVREEGEAAMDRTAGALIMSALAAGLSMGFSFLTQAVIESSLPDTVERSLIASFGYTVGFVIVILGKQQLFTESTLSAVLPVLTRRDFKTVVKTARLWGLVLFANVIGTVVFAAMLQIPGVFSNDVIKALGALATQPFSGSFAVTAVRAVFAGWLIALMVWLLPGARSARLVTILLITYVVAISRLSHIIAGSVEASYAVMTGAASVEDYLWRFFVPTLLGNMIGGISLVAIINHGSIAAEIQSPGNTVDGKPNAAPTQ from the coding sequence ATGCCCGGTTCCGATACTGGCTCCAACTCTCCCCACCTCGATGACGGCGAACAGCGACAGGCTGCTGAGCATTCGTCTCCCCGCGCCCTCGTCATCCATGAGGTCGTCCGTGAAGAGGGCGAGGCTGCCATGGACCGGACAGCCGGTGCGCTGATCATGTCGGCCCTTGCCGCAGGGCTGTCGATGGGATTCTCCTTTCTGACCCAGGCGGTCATCGAGAGCTCGTTGCCTGATACCGTCGAGCGCTCTCTGATTGCATCGTTCGGCTATACGGTCGGGTTTGTCATCGTCATTCTTGGCAAGCAGCAATTGTTCACGGAAAGCACCCTGAGTGCGGTACTTCCGGTCCTGACGCGCCGCGACTTCAAAACTGTCGTGAAGACGGCGCGGTTATGGGGACTCGTGCTGTTCGCGAACGTAATCGGTACGGTAGTATTCGCGGCCATGCTCCAGATCCCGGGTGTTTTTTCCAACGATGTGATCAAGGCGCTAGGCGCGCTAGCCACACAGCCGTTTTCCGGCAGTTTCGCGGTGACGGCAGTGCGCGCGGTGTTTGCCGGCTGGCTCATCGCACTGATGGTCTGGCTGCTCCCAGGTGCGCGCTCGGCGCGACTTGTGACGATTCTGCTCATCACCTATGTCGTGGCAATCAGCAGGCTGTCGCACATCATCGCGGGCTCGGTCGAGGCAAGCTATGCGGTGATGACCGGCGCTGCAAGCGTGGAGGACTATCTGTGGAGGTTTTTCGTGCCGACGCTGCTTGGCAATATGATTGGCGGTATCTCGCTGGTAGCCATCATCAACCACGGTTCAATCGCGGCAGAAATCCAGTCTCCCGGGAACACTGTCGACGGTAAGCCTAACGCGGCCCCGACGCAGTGA
- a CDS encoding alpha/beta fold hydrolase, giving the protein MTRIGCTTRVAPADASKRPISGDTSSGLGAIARRGMNVARKKLENPLFWPRESALTKISNIHAAAGRPIFSEVDRLPPVAITGEIMRRSFNKVALPTKTIGTLAAAATAAALGALWVEHRACKAERDNPPAGRFVEVDGVPLHYVDKGTGPAVVLLHGNAVLLQDFIASGLVDRLAERYRVIAFDRPGFGYSGRPRDRLWTAQAQAALIEQALVQIGVVKPVVLGHSWGTLVALGMAADRAADVRGLVLVSGYYYPTARVDVALTAPAALPVVGDILRYTVSPLTGRLLLKRAVEAMFAPLPMPADFFDFVSREMILRPVQLKADAEDAAFMIPAAAKYSALYPNLKMPVSIFAGADDKVIDPQSNSVRLHREITHSTLVIAPGAGHMAHYAVPDEIVEAIDLMSSDQQSVEPGDSQATIDDASAAAEMHRA; this is encoded by the coding sequence ATGACGCGTATCGGTTGTACAACGCGCGTCGCTCCCGCGGATGCATCGAAGCGACCGATCTCGGGTGACACGTCGAGTGGGCTGGGTGCAATTGCGCGCCGCGGCATGAACGTTGCGCGGAAAAAGTTGGAAAACCCTTTGTTTTGGCCGCGCGAATCGGCGCTGACGAAAATATCGAACATTCACGCTGCGGCAGGGCGGCCGATCTTCTCTGAAGTGGATCGTCTTCCGCCCGTGGCCATTACTGGAGAAATCATGCGCCGCTCGTTCAATAAAGTTGCCTTACCTACCAAAACCATCGGAACACTTGCGGCTGCGGCGACTGCCGCCGCTCTTGGTGCGCTATGGGTCGAACATCGCGCATGCAAAGCAGAACGCGACAACCCGCCTGCCGGCCGTTTTGTCGAAGTAGACGGCGTACCGCTTCACTACGTGGACAAGGGCACAGGGCCCGCCGTCGTGCTTTTGCATGGTAATGCAGTGCTGTTGCAGGATTTTATCGCCAGCGGATTAGTCGACCGGTTAGCTGAGCGCTATCGCGTGATCGCGTTTGACCGCCCAGGTTTCGGCTACAGCGGCCGGCCACGCGACCGCCTGTGGACCGCACAGGCTCAGGCCGCACTGATAGAACAGGCGCTCGTGCAAATCGGCGTCGTGAAACCGGTCGTGCTCGGCCATTCCTGGGGCACTCTGGTCGCGCTGGGTATGGCGGCCGACCGCGCCGCAGACGTACGTGGTCTGGTGCTGGTTTCCGGCTACTACTATCCGACGGCACGCGTCGATGTTGCGCTCACCGCGCCGGCAGCGCTCCCTGTCGTTGGGGACATTCTGCGATACACGGTTTCGCCATTGACCGGCCGACTGTTGTTAAAGCGGGCCGTCGAAGCGATGTTCGCCCCATTGCCCATGCCAGCCGACTTCTTTGATTTTGTTTCTCGAGAAATGATCCTCCGTCCGGTGCAGCTCAAAGCGGACGCCGAGGATGCCGCGTTCATGATCCCCGCTGCGGCAAAGTACAGTGCCCTTTATCCGAACCTCAAGATGCCGGTCAGCATCTTTGCGGGAGCGGATGACAAGGTCATTGATCCCCAATCCAATTCAGTGCGATTACATCGCGAAATCACTCATAGCACGCTCGTAATCGCGCCCGGGGCGGGCCACATGGCGCATTACGCGGTCCCCGATGAAATTGTCGAGGCGATCGACCTGATGAGTTCGGATCAACAGTCCGTTGAACCCGGCGATAGCCAAGCCACCATTGATGACGCGTCGGCGGCGGCTGAAATGCATCGGGCGTGA
- a CDS encoding TonB-dependent siderophore receptor: MDAQQVQTLNEALHNVPGVISGTYGRRGWDDFIIRGQTASDSVYLDGLRTAVNNRFAEEVFGMQQIEVLKGPATLLSGLVLPGGMVNMVSKRPEADEFANLDLTAGSHGYYQASVDMGTPLSENGKAAFRLNALAMNSNDATDYVWSRNRYIAPSLSLDLGPRTEFTILTSYQERNYIRQQGLPWSGSVLSNAHGSLSRSLFTGEPDEQPYSGHEARVGYSFAHHFDSGWTVNQNFRWQQFSLGGQLVGNGKVASNGVTLSRTATDSQWSGDTISLDNNAQKTFDTALGRHEVTAGIDYMRGREDATSYTCTVGSINMYNPVYTGTITCPANPKTHTYTTIRDLGFYLRDQIALGERWRVLAGVRYDDASSDALNKLTNLRSGNPSSATTGSVALMYELFPGVRPYVSYATSFYPNSGADVNGKVFDPETGKQWEAGVKFDVEKGRTSVTVAAFDLRRRNVLEDDPINDGYSIAVGEEHSRGFEFGFNTELTKHLSVTGGYAYTAAVIADDGGQVPSTDGERINNVPRHSFNVFTRYKLPGELYRWEINGGVRGQSNLYAYGYTIPGFVVSDVGVSYTAPRWHTSLRLSNIFNKHYYTGGLSNAVALGDDRSIMLAVGYMY; encoded by the coding sequence ATGGACGCGCAACAGGTCCAGACTCTCAACGAAGCCTTGCACAACGTGCCCGGCGTGATCTCCGGCACTTATGGTCGTCGCGGCTGGGACGACTTCATCATCCGCGGACAGACCGCATCGGATTCGGTCTATCTCGACGGGCTGCGCACGGCGGTCAACAACCGGTTTGCCGAAGAGGTTTTCGGCATGCAGCAGATCGAAGTGCTCAAGGGTCCGGCTACACTGCTCTCCGGGCTCGTGCTACCCGGCGGCATGGTCAATATGGTCAGCAAGCGTCCGGAAGCCGATGAGTTCGCCAACCTGGACCTCACGGCAGGCAGCCACGGCTATTATCAGGCGAGCGTCGACATGGGCACGCCGCTGTCGGAGAACGGCAAAGCCGCGTTCCGCCTCAATGCGCTCGCGATGAACTCGAACGACGCCACCGATTACGTCTGGTCGCGCAATCGCTACATCGCGCCGTCGCTGTCGCTGGATCTTGGCCCACGCACCGAATTCACGATCCTGACGAGCTATCAAGAACGCAATTACATCCGTCAGCAGGGCCTGCCGTGGTCCGGCTCCGTCCTGTCAAACGCGCACGGCAGCCTCTCACGCAGCCTGTTTACCGGCGAGCCTGACGAGCAGCCCTATTCAGGGCACGAGGCGCGCGTCGGCTACAGCTTCGCCCATCATTTCGATTCGGGGTGGACCGTGAACCAGAATTTCCGCTGGCAGCAGTTTTCACTCGGCGGTCAACTCGTCGGCAACGGCAAGGTCGCCTCGAACGGCGTCACGCTCAGCCGTACCGCCACGGATTCGCAATGGTCCGGAGACACGATCTCGCTGGACAACAACGCGCAAAAGACCTTCGACACCGCGCTCGGACGCCATGAAGTCACGGCGGGCATCGACTACATGCGCGGACGCGAGGACGCGACCTCGTACACGTGCACGGTCGGCTCGATCAATATGTACAACCCGGTCTACACTGGCACGATCACCTGCCCGGCCAACCCGAAGACGCACACCTACACGACGATTCGCGACCTCGGCTTCTATCTGCGCGATCAGATCGCGCTCGGCGAGCGCTGGCGCGTGCTCGCGGGCGTGCGCTACGACGACGCGTCGAGCGACGCGCTCAACAAACTCACCAACCTGCGCAGTGGAAATCCGTCCAGCGCAACCACGGGCTCCGTCGCCCTGATGTACGAACTGTTCCCTGGCGTTCGGCCCTACGTGAGCTATGCGACGTCGTTCTATCCGAACAGCGGCGCGGACGTAAACGGCAAGGTCTTTGATCCTGAGACCGGCAAGCAATGGGAAGCGGGCGTGAAGTTCGACGTGGAAAAAGGACGCACCAGCGTGACGGTCGCGGCTTTCGACCTACGTCGCCGCAACGTGCTCGAAGACGATCCGATTAACGACGGCTACAGTATCGCTGTGGGCGAGGAACATTCTCGCGGCTTCGAATTCGGCTTCAACACTGAATTGACGAAACACTTGAGCGTGACCGGTGGCTACGCCTACACCGCTGCCGTGATAGCCGACGACGGCGGCCAGGTGCCGTCGACGGACGGCGAGCGCATCAACAACGTGCCACGTCACAGCTTTAACGTGTTTACGCGCTACAAGCTGCCGGGCGAACTCTATCGCTGGGAAATCAACGGGGGCGTGCGCGGTCAGAGTAATCTCTACGCGTACGGCTACACGATTCCGGGCTTTGTTGTCAGCGACGTCGGTGTAAGTTATACGGCACCGCGATGGCACACCTCGTTGCGCCTGAGCAATATCTTCAACAAACACTACTACACTGGCGGCCTGAGCAACGCGGTCGCACTCGGCGACGATCGCTCCATCATGCTCGCCGTCGGCTATATGTATTGA
- a CDS encoding pyridoxamine 5'-phosphate oxidase family protein, producing MNEQIKEKILALLDQHRIMTIATLRSDGWPQATTVGYVNEGLTLYFLCGLDSQKAANLARDARVSLAIDHDTSDLMAITGLSMAAHARPVTDRTEAEKVLRMLALKYPEQVTLPMPMPSPEDVRIFRVTPTVISVLDYSQGFGHTDLVTC from the coding sequence ATGAATGAGCAGATCAAGGAAAAGATACTGGCACTGCTGGATCAGCACCGGATCATGACGATCGCCACGCTAAGGTCGGACGGCTGGCCGCAGGCCACAACCGTAGGCTACGTGAATGAGGGGCTTACGCTTTACTTCCTTTGCGGTCTGGATAGTCAGAAGGCAGCCAATCTGGCCAGAGATGCCCGCGTCTCGCTTGCGATCGATCATGACACTTCGGATCTGATGGCGATTACTGGTTTGTCCATGGCGGCGCACGCGCGACCGGTGACAGATCGTACTGAAGCGGAAAAGGTCCTGCGCATGCTTGCGCTCAAGTATCCGGAACAGGTTACTTTGCCGATGCCAATGCCGTCCCCTGAAGATGTCCGAATATTCCGAGTCACGCCGACGGTCATTTCCGTGCTCGACTATTCGCAAGGCTTCGGCCACACGGATCTCGTCACGTGCTAA